Proteins encoded in a region of the Dryobates pubescens isolate bDryPub1 chromosome 14, bDryPub1.pri, whole genome shotgun sequence genome:
- the MAF1 gene encoding repressor of RNA polymerase III transcription MAF1 homolog — protein sequence MKLLENSSFEAINSQLTVETGDAHIIGRIESYSCKMAGDDKHMFKQFCQEGQPHVLEALSPPQTTGISPSRLSKSQGGDEEGPLSDKCSRKTLFYLIATLNESFRPDYDFSAAKSHEFSREPSLNWVVNAVNCSLFSAVREDFKALKPLLWDAVDEEICLSECDIYSYNPDLDSDPFGEDGSLWSFNYFFYNKRLKRIVFFTCRSISGFAYTRPEGGQELDMDLGEEDGEKKGDGGDAESGGIEEDRLRVLCI from the exons atgaagctgctggagaacTCCAGCTTTGAAGCCATCAACTCCCAGCTGACAGTGGAGACAGGAGATGCTCACATCATTGGGAG GATCGAGAGCTACTCCTGCAAGATGGCTGGGGATGACAAGCACATGTTCAAGCAGTTCTGCCAGGAGGGACAACCCCACGTCCTGGAGGCCCTGTCACCTCCTCAGACCACGGGGATCAGCCCCAGCAG GCTCAGCAAGAGCCAGGGTGGGGACGAGGAGGGTCCCCTCAGCGACAAGTGCAGCCGCAAGACCCTCTTCTACCTGATCGCGACCCTCAACGAGTCCTTCCGCCCCGACTACGACTTCAGCGCCGCCAAGAGCCACGAGTTCAGCAGGGAGCCCAGCCTCAACTGG GTGGTGAATGCTGTCAACTGCAGCCTCTTCTCTGCCGTCCGGGAGGATTTCAAGGCCCTGAAGCCACTCCTGTGGGATGCAGTGGACGAGGAGATCTGTCTCTCAGAGTGTGACATCTACAG CTACAACCCCGACCTGGACTCGGACCCTTTTGGGGAGGACGGCAGCCTCTGGTCCTTCAACTACTTCTTCTACAACAAGAGGCTGAAGAGGATCGTCTTCTTCACCTGCCGCTCCATCAG cGGCTTCGCCTACACCCGGCCCGAGGGCGGCCAGGAGCTGGACATGGACCTGGGCGAGGAGGACGGTGAGAAGAAGGGGGACGGCGGCGACGCCGAGAGCGGCGGCATCGAGGAGGACAG GCTGCGAGTTCTCTGCATCTGA
- the SHARPIN gene encoding sharpin — MALPGAPAPTSAPAAVQAPPPPPTVLMTVRAGLAQASRLPPLPAAAALRLQLSVEPEVGGQRRFRLGLRHPEAAGGALIAEYDLRDVSYRVRGPTSHELSVPGSSEPPLGFTFPEEREAQRWWTIVSSSLREVQKASDSALPAPAPSLPAAAGGASGDQDPDTALALELSQTEDLALQLSRAIELGAEEEASRCAVALARRQATLSILLKESNYPPEEISMKVGVEDATSSASITIMVHPHTTIAALKQQVFQDYGFHPLVQRWIIGQCLCVDERTVGSYGVRRDGDAAFLYLLAAEVADLSRWRYEEDLAQLSAASLPHDGPGAGRRYSTLPGAAAHKAPKWFLHDGADPVSSIFGSHHMLATPVLPNMLGKSNPGLPGPPFTTGSGSEASRRMSIQEISQHLDTLQLGDAAAAQPPPAPRLPSPVQAGWSCPKCTFINKPTRPGCEMCSGARPDDYVVPGGYTPDETELWRMQQEQEGIRQYQQALEAERLNNFQQLLRLEEEVLVTNREVLECLICFQQVPPGQGVLLRECLHNFCRECLRQVISYSEEPLVACPFRDDSYACSSHLQEREIRALVSPAEYRRFLERGLALAERRSPNSFHCRSADCRGWCIYEDSVNEFRCPICQALNCLLCKAIHEGRNCRQYQDDLQARAQNDAAARQTSDMLQTLVQLGEAMHCPTCLIIVQKKDGCDWIRCTVCQTEICWVTKGPRWGPGGPGDTSGGCRCNVNGQRCHPQCQNCH, encoded by the exons aTGGCTTTGCCCGGTGCCCCCGCTCCGACCTCGGCTCCGGCCGCGGTCcaggcgccgccgccgccccccacAGTGTTGATGACGGTTCGGGCGGGGCTGGCGCAGGCCTCTCGCCTCCCGCCGCTGCCTGCCGCCGCCGCGCTCCGCCTGCAGCTCAGTGTTGAACCGGAGGTCGGCGGTCAGCGCCGCTTCCGACTCGGCCTGCGGCACCCGGAGGCGGCCGGCGGCGCG CTGATCGCCGAGTACGACCTGCGGGACGTCTCGTACCGGGTGCGGGGCCCCACCAGCCACGAGCTCTCTGTCCCtggctcctcagagcctcccttGGGCTTCACCTTCCCCGAGGAGCGGGAGGCCCAGCGCTGGTGGACCATCGTCAGCAGCTCCCTGCGGGAGGTGCAGAAAG cttccgACTCtgcgctgccagccccagccccatcgctgcctgctgctgccgggGGTGCCTCAGGGGATCAGGATCCAGACACAGCTCTGGCCTTGGAGCTTTCCCAGACAG aggacctggccctgcagctctcccGGGCCATCGAGCTGGGTGCCGAGGAGGAGGCCTCGCGCTGCGCCGTGGCCCTGGCTCGCCGGCAGGccaccctcagcatcctcctgaagGAGTCCAACTATCCCCCGGAGGAGATCAG CATGAAGGTGGGGGTGGAGGACGCCACCTCCTCGGCCAGCATCACCATCATGGTCCATCCCCACACCACCATCGCGGCGCTCAAGCAGCAG GTGTTCCAGGACTACGGGTTCCACCCGCTGGTGCAGCGCTGGATCATCGGGCAGTGCCTGTGCGTGGACGAGCGCACCGTGGGCTCCTACGGCGTGCGGCGGGACGGCGACGCCGCCTTCCTCTACCTGCTGGCGGCGGAGGTGGCCGACCTCAGCCGCTGGCGCTACGAGGAGGACCTGGCCCAGCTCAGCGCCGCCTCCCTGCCCCACGACGGCCCCGGGGCGGGGCGCAGATACAGCACCCTGCCCGGCGCGGCCGCGCACAAag CTCCCAAGTGGTTTCTTCATGATGGAGCAGACCCAGTGTCCTCCATCTTTGGCAGCCACCACATGCTGGCAACCCCTGTGCTGCCAAACATGCTTGGGAAGAGCAATCCTGGTCTTCCTGGTCCTCCTTTCACCACAG gctcaggcagTGAGGCCAGCCGCAGGATGAgcatccaggagatcagccagCACCTGGACACGCTGCAGCTGGGCGACGCTGCCGCTGCCCAGCCGCCGCCTGCCCCGCGCCTGCCCTCGCCCGTGCAG gcaggtTGGTCGTGCCCGAAGTGCACCTTCATCAACAAGCCCACGCGGCCGGGCTGCGAGATGTGCAGCGGCGCCCGGCCCGACGACTACGTGGTGCCCGGCGGCTACACCCCGGACGAGACCGAGCTCTGGaggatgcagcaggagcaggagggcatcCGGCAGTACCAGCAG GCACTGGAGGCCGAGCGGCTGAACaacttccagcagctgctgcggctggaggaggaggtgctggTGACCAAccgggaggtgctggagtgtctCATCTGCTTCCAGCAGGTGCCCCCGGGCCAgggggtgctgctgagggagtgTCTGCACAACTTCTGCAG GGAGTGCCTGCGGCAGGTGATCAGCTACAGCGAGGAGCCGCTGGTGGCCTGTCCCTTCCGCGACGACTCCTAcgcctgcagcagccacctccaggAGCGCGAGATCCGGGCG CTGGTGTCCCCAGCCGAGTACCGGCGCTTCCTGGAGCGGGGCCTGGCGCTGGCCGAGCGCCGCAGCCCCAACAGCTTCCACTGCCGGAGCGCCGACTGCCGCGGCTGGTGCATCTACGAGGACTCCGTCAACGAGTTCCGCTGCCCCATCTGCCAGGCCCTCAactgcctgctctgcaag GCCATCCACGAGGGCAGGAACTGCCGGCAGTACCAGGACGACCTGCAGGCGCGGGCACAGAACGACGCCGCCGCCCGGCAGACCAGCGACATGCTGCAG